From a region of the Bacillota bacterium genome:
- a CDS encoding MoaD family protein yields the protein MAVTVRIPQLLRNLTNGDREVQLEAATLREAIEALDRRYPGIRQRLLTGEGELLRYVNLFVNDQDVRLLSGLETPLPEGAEIAIVPAMAGGC from the coding sequence ATGGCCGTGACGGTTCGTATTCCACAGCTTCTGCGCAATCTCACCAACGGGGACCGGGAGGTCCAGCTCGAGGCGGCCACCCTGCGGGAGGCGATTGAAGCGCTGGACCGGCGCTACCCCGGAATCCGCCAGCGGCTTCTTACCGGTGAGGGTGAGCTGCTTCGCTACGTCAACCTCTTCGTAAACGACCAGGACGTCCGCCTGCTTTCCGGCCTCGAGACGCCGCTTCCCGAAGGCGCCGAGATCGCCATCGTACCCGCCATGGCCGGGGGGTGTTGA
- a CDS encoding sulfurtransferase produces MYLVGGTFVDMRRVPPDRQAKAVAAYALLAVLLLGLSLAGVAPVSVLAAPDLALPGPLVDTAWVAEHLGDPSLRIIDVRTDAAAFEKGRVPGSVYVNPARDLVDASNPVKGMAATRDQFQALMRRLGVRRSDAVVLYDDQRSLWAARAYWVFRLYGHPRVAIVDGGITKWVKERRPVQAGALPTQAVSGSPQADAYEAAPADPALVATWEDVRKAMGEGAVCDVRSPKEYAGLDVRAARGGHVPGAVNVEWILATNPDGTFKSTEQLRALYTRAGFTPDSGREIIVYCQTGVRAAHTWFVLKELLGYPAVRVYDGSWAEWGNRADLPVER; encoded by the coding sequence GTGTATCTCGTTGGAGGTACTTTTGTCGATATGCGGCGGGTCCCGCCAGACCGGCAGGCCAAAGCGGTCGCGGCGTACGCCCTGCTGGCGGTGCTCCTGCTCGGGCTTTCCCTTGCGGGCGTGGCGCCTGTTTCGGTCCTTGCGGCGCCGGACCTTGCCCTTCCGGGCCCCTTGGTCGACACCGCCTGGGTCGCCGAGCATCTTGGCGACCCTTCCTTGCGCATCATCGACGTTCGCACCGACGCCGCCGCCTTCGAAAAAGGGCGCGTTCCTGGATCCGTGTACGTCAACCCGGCGCGAGACCTCGTGGATGCGAGCAACCCGGTGAAGGGTATGGCCGCGACGCGGGATCAGTTCCAGGCGCTGATGAGGCGGCTGGGGGTTCGCCGAAGCGACGCCGTGGTGCTCTACGACGACCAGCGCAGCCTGTGGGCCGCCCGCGCCTACTGGGTCTTCAGGCTGTACGGCCATCCGAGGGTAGCCATCGTGGACGGCGGGATCACGAAGTGGGTGAAGGAGCGCCGGCCCGTTCAAGCCGGGGCGTTGCCCACGCAGGCGGTCTCCGGTTCCCCGCAGGCCGATGCCTATGAGGCCGCCCCCGCCGACCCCGCCCTGGTGGCTACCTGGGAGGATGTGCGCAAGGCCATGGGGGAGGGCGCCGTCTGCGATGTCCGGTCGCCGAAGGAGTACGCCGGCCTCGACGTACGGGCGGCCCGGGGCGGCCACGTTCCGGGAGCGGTCAACGTCGAGTGGATCCTGGCGACCAATCCGGATGGCACGTTCAAATCGACGGAGCAGCTTCGGGCGCTCTACACCCGGGCCGGCTTCACGCCGGATTCCGGCCGGGAGATCATCGTCTACTGCCAGACCGGCGTTCGGGCGGCCCACACCTGGTTCGTCTTGAAGGAACTGCTGGGCTACCCTGCGGTCCGGGTTTACGACGGCTCGTGGGCGGAGTGGGGCAACCGTGCCGACCTGCCCGTGGAACGGTGA